A single window of Flavobacteriales bacterium DNA harbors:
- a CDS encoding DUF2804 family protein, translating to MSSKTYKRPLQPAPAQLFENGKFQYASFDGPIANPNLIDAERPYKLPLPRLFKWMQLREWQAFQISNGTHFVMVAIYNAKKISLVQFIVYDILNNKKYRYEKKVAPWSIDVATGLYGTESSYKSKNFSLHAKHDLNKNLLELTASIKNMKGLPNVEAKFKGNHDAKRYEPMVVCMPFSEKRAMYSHKCLMPVSGSIQFGNDVIPFPEKLSQLIIDDHKGYYPYPTVYDWVTGMGRDAEGKLIGFNCTDNQIFDHEKNNENCLWHDGKLSVLPPIRVTRPDGYKGTWYVKDNYGKVDLEFRPVIHTAVDVNALIIRSKYQGPYGFFNGFIKNRDGEKVEIKEMFGMGEDFYLRA from the coding sequence ATGAGCAGCAAAACCTACAAGCGGCCATTGCAGCCTGCGCCAGCACAACTGTTTGAGAACGGAAAGTTCCAGTATGCATCGTTTGATGGACCGATCGCAAACCCGAATTTGATCGATGCGGAGCGGCCGTACAAACTGCCGCTGCCGCGCCTGTTCAAATGGATGCAACTGCGCGAATGGCAGGCGTTTCAGATCAGCAATGGAACACACTTCGTGATGGTGGCCATCTACAATGCCAAGAAGATCTCGCTGGTGCAGTTCATCGTTTACGACATCCTCAACAACAAAAAATACCGCTACGAGAAGAAAGTTGCTCCATGGTCGATTGATGTCGCAACGGGTCTGTATGGAACGGAATCGAGCTACAAGAGCAAGAACTTTTCGCTTCACGCGAAGCACGATCTCAACAAGAATCTGCTGGAACTCACCGCATCCATCAAAAACATGAAAGGTTTACCGAATGTGGAGGCCAAATTCAAGGGAAACCATGACGCGAAGCGCTATGAACCGATGGTTGTCTGCATGCCGTTTTCCGAAAAACGCGCCATGTATTCGCACAAATGTCTGATGCCCGTTTCGGGAAGCATTCAGTTCGGAAATGATGTGATTCCGTTCCCTGAAAAACTCAGTCAGCTGATCATTGATGATCACAAAGGTTATTATCCATATCCAACGGTTTATGATTGGGTAACTGGAATGGGGCGCGATGCTGAAGGGAAACTTATCGGATTCAACTGTACCGACAATCAGATCTTTGACCACGAAAAGAACAACGAGAACTGCCTTTGGCACGATGGAAAGTTGAGCGTGCTGCCACCGATTCGTGTAACTCGCCCTGACGGCTACAAAGGAACCTGGTACGTGAAAGACAACTACGGCAAGGTCGATCTCGAATTCCGACCTGTCATTCACACGGCCGTGGATGTGAATGCGCTGATCATCCGAAGCAAATACCAAGGGCCGTACGGATTCTTCAATGGTTTTATTAAAAATCGTGATGGTGAGAAGGTCGAGATCAAGGAAATGTTCGGAATGGGCGAGGATTTTTACCTCAGAGCCTGA
- a CDS encoding HDIG domain-containing protein, whose translation MRVDEVFGLFDRFGNADYIGEAISQIEHGCQAAQCAEKEGFSDEVILAALFHDIGHLCEMNGEKPQMGGYGVMEHEKLGADFLRERGFSEDLAKLVQSHVEAKRYLCFADSEYYGKLSEASKKTLEYQGGVMTETEAADFEKDPLFKTIIRMRHWDELAKEVDIPLPDMHRYKNMAIAHLSAVH comes from the coding sequence ATGCGTGTTGATGAGGTTTTCGGCCTCTTCGACAGATTCGGAAATGCCGATTACATTGGTGAGGCCATCTCACAGATCGAGCACGGTTGCCAAGCGGCCCAATGTGCCGAGAAGGAGGGCTTCTCAGATGAAGTGATCCTTGCCGCGCTGTTTCACGACATCGGTCATCTCTGCGAGATGAATGGTGAAAAACCGCAAATGGGCGGTTATGGCGTGATGGAGCATGAAAAACTCGGTGCCGATTTCCTTCGCGAAAGGGGTTTTTCAGAAGACCTTGCCAAATTGGTACAGAGTCACGTGGAAGCCAAGCGTTATCTCTGTTTCGCTGATTCAGAATACTATGGCAAGCTTTCGGAAGCGTCCAAAAAGACCTTGGAGTACCAAGGTGGCGTGATGACCGAAACGGAAGCAGCCGATTTTGAAAAAGATCCGCTTTTCAAAACCATCATCCGCATGCGCCATTGGGACGAACTGGCCAAGGAAGTGGACATTCCGCTTCCAGATATGCACCGCTACAAAAACATGGCAATCGCACATTTGAGTGCGGTTCATTGA
- a CDS encoding tetratricopeptide repeat protein, whose product MSKTDELSELNDTAWSFRETDRKKAEELALQALELAEKAKNKDQILLARLTLAQGANFKMELDTAEQHIAFVGDRIDQNTPIKVRVRYYHQQCYHHYQKSQFPELIEVGHQLLELMNDSGFEKLRAWTLATMGMAYQRLGNGNLALESYRKAEKVITVTNDLGALSNIRMSIGAALAELGRKKEALEIFEESLNARLSVGGDFHAGIILSNIAMLQSQLGDHSKALLRWAEGSEYLKKAGGMPLWVQALGGRADTLRQMKRLEEARDQMNEAIAEATDLPAPIQINLHLTMSRIHADANMWNESISSLNTAYQLMDAKSTDYSQRIDLHSGFYRAYKAMGDLASALEHHEQMAELRQKHLNEQSVTKLAEWEAIYHMERLREKDEKLIRKTAELEEILETTSNEKELLLNRLANYDVLLDEMLDKVPPNAKGRFSRLIRAARKSTTNQNSDTLVQSRIAQNHPSLTPSELRTCGMIAHGWTSKEISERSGISLKAVEKHRTAIRRKAAIPRSVSLQVYLSGIAKTA is encoded by the coding sequence ATGTCAAAGACAGATGAACTGAGTGAACTGAACGATACCGCTTGGAGCTTTCGCGAGACGGACCGTAAGAAGGCTGAAGAACTGGCCCTGCAAGCATTGGAGCTGGCTGAAAAGGCAAAAAATAAAGACCAGATTCTTTTGGCAAGGCTTACACTTGCCCAAGGGGCCAATTTCAAAATGGAGCTCGACACGGCCGAGCAGCACATTGCATTTGTGGGCGATCGCATTGACCAGAACACCCCCATCAAAGTTCGGGTGAGATATTACCACCAGCAATGCTACCATCACTATCAGAAAAGCCAGTTTCCCGAACTGATAGAGGTGGGGCATCAATTGTTGGAATTGATGAACGATTCAGGGTTTGAAAAACTTCGGGCGTGGACCCTGGCCACCATGGGCATGGCCTACCAGCGGTTGGGCAACGGAAACTTGGCCTTGGAAAGTTACCGCAAGGCCGAAAAGGTCATCACCGTTACGAACGATCTGGGCGCACTGTCCAACATCAGAATGTCCATTGGCGCAGCACTTGCCGAGCTTGGAAGGAAGAAAGAGGCCCTGGAGATCTTTGAAGAATCGCTCAACGCGCGACTTTCGGTAGGTGGCGATTTCCATGCGGGGATCATTCTCTCCAACATTGCCATGTTGCAATCGCAGCTGGGGGACCATTCGAAGGCACTTCTACGTTGGGCCGAAGGTTCCGAATACCTGAAAAAGGCGGGAGGAATGCCGCTTTGGGTGCAGGCACTTGGAGGCAGGGCCGACACATTGCGACAAATGAAGCGATTGGAGGAAGCGCGCGATCAAATGAACGAGGCCATTGCCGAAGCCACCGATCTGCCCGCGCCCATTCAGATCAATCTGCACCTCACCATGTCTCGCATTCATGCCGATGCCAATATGTGGAACGAATCAATATCCAGCCTGAACACGGCATATCAGTTGATGGATGCGAAATCGACCGACTACAGCCAGCGGATAGACCTGCACAGTGGATTCTATCGGGCTTACAAGGCCATGGGCGATCTGGCCTCGGCCTTGGAACATCATGAACAAATGGCCGAGCTGCGCCAGAAGCACCTGAACGAGCAGAGCGTTACCAAATTGGCCGAGTGGGAAGCGATCTATCACATGGAACGCTTGCGCGAGAAGGATGAGAAATTGATCAGAAAGACCGCTGAACTGGAAGAGATCCTTGAAACGACCTCCAACGAAAAGGAGCTTCTTCTGAACAGGTTGGCCAACTATGATGTGCTTTTGGATGAAATGTTGGATAAAGTTCCGCCCAATGCCAAAGGGCGTTTCAGTCGTTTGATCCGAGCAGCACGGAAGTCAACGACCAATCAAAACTCAGATACCCTTGTACAGAGTAGGATCGCCCAAAATCATCCTTCACTCACTCCTTCCGAGTTGCGTACCTGCGGAATGATCGCCCACGGCTGGACAAGCAAGGAAATATCGGAGCGTAGTGGAATTTCTTTGAAAGCGGTTGAAAAGCACAGGACGGCCATTAGACGGAAAGCTGCCATTCCGCGAAGTGTCTCACTACAGGTTTACTTATCGGGAATTGCCAAGACCGCCTGA
- the hisJ gene encoding histidinol-phosphatase HisJ, with protein MSWTNYHSHTNFCDGTNAPEDYIRKALALGMPTYGFSSHAPIPFFDCKWAMKLDELDEYVNEIYRLKRKYEDRIEILLGMEVDYIPEKMGPTAEFLQTAGLDYAVGSIHFVDAFTGGKGWEIDGTLESFKKGLYEIFDGNVEAAVRRYFELTREMVVEDCPEIIGHLDKIKMQNLKEHFFSEDEAWYREEVMNTLEVISKSDAIMEVNTRGLYKKRANETYPSKWVLEEALKLDIPVQINSDGHTPDEILGEFETAAQLLLDVGYDSCVILIDGEWAEVGLTEDGYDI; from the coding sequence ATGTCTTGGACGAATTACCACAGCCACACGAATTTCTGTGATGGCACCAACGCGCCAGAGGATTACATCCGCAAAGCGCTTGCACTCGGAATGCCAACCTACGGCTTCTCATCTCACGCACCGATTCCGTTTTTCGATTGCAAATGGGCAATGAAACTGGATGAACTGGATGAGTACGTGAACGAGATCTATCGCCTCAAACGCAAATACGAGGACAGGATTGAGATACTTCTCGGAATGGAGGTCGATTACATCCCAGAGAAAATGGGGCCAACGGCCGAGTTCTTGCAGACCGCTGGACTTGATTACGCGGTCGGTTCCATTCACTTCGTGGATGCTTTTACGGGAGGAAAAGGCTGGGAAATTGACGGCACGTTGGAATCTTTCAAAAAAGGTCTGTACGAGATCTTTGATGGAAATGTGGAGGCAGCGGTGAGACGCTATTTTGAGCTCACACGAGAAATGGTCGTGGAAGATTGCCCCGAGATCATCGGTCATCTCGACAAGATCAAAATGCAGAACCTGAAAGAGCATTTCTTCTCTGAAGATGAAGCTTGGTATCGCGAGGAGGTCATGAACACGTTGGAAGTCATTTCCAAGTCGGACGCCATCATGGAAGTGAACACACGCGGCCTGTACAAGAAACGCGCGAACGAGACCTACCCAAGCAAGTGGGTTTTGGAAGAAGCTTTGAAACTGGATATTCCTGTGCAGATCAATAGCGATGGCCACACGCCCGATGAGATTCTTGGTGAGTTTGAAACGGCCGCGCAATTGCTTTTGGATGTCGGTTATGATAGCTGCGTCATCCTTATTGATGGCGAATGGGCGGAGGTTGGTCTTACCGAAGACGGCTACGACATTTGA
- a CDS encoding PKD domain-containing protein, with translation MRNFFLVIVTLAAYAYPTFSQNFQGAQAQKVITGSESVHIDQRSGNVEFVRFHEKARFPMSNFPAWAKKALELTGLELREVRTEVDKLGMQHVRYQVVQNGIPVFGAFIYAHGENDIITSFNGRYPKQISTSTNSISEAAALEAAKQHIGAETYKWELPAEETHLKWETGNSSATYFPQGELVYINPEFDFSKPADFRLAYKFDIYAQKPLYRAEVFVDAQTGEVLFENSRIHVADATGTAHTGYVGTQTIITDSYNGGYRLRESGRGGGIRTFNMNSGTSYGNAVDFTDSDNNWNNVNGNLDQYATDAHWGAEMTYDYYLNEHGRNSIDNANMQINSYVHYDQAYDNAFWDGQRMNYGDGNGQPLTALDVCGHEMTHGVTENTAGLIYQDESGALNESFSDVFGTSVEWIQNPSSGDWLIGEDLGTFRSMSNPPAYGDPDTYNGTNWATGTADNGGVHTNSGVQNKWYYILVEGESGTNDIGNSYSVTGIGLADAQAIAYRSLTVYLGPSSEYADARFYSIQAAVDLFGGCSPQVIATTNAWYAVGVGNAFDATVVSDFAASVTSNCQAPITVNFTNFSANGAVYTWDFGDGNTSNDVNPSHTYSSNGVYTVSLSVDGGNCGTDDLTLTNYISIDPNNPCVALMPDDGSQTLTWCTGTLYDDGGPNENYQDNNSVITTISPVGATSVTLNFSSFSFESGYDYLYVYDGPTTNSPLIGQYDGNTLPNGGTISSTGGDITLRQFSDTYVNESGFALTWECTQPNSPPTANFASSIQVTCNGEVSFTDQSINGATSWMWDFGDGNTSTDQNPSHTYQNEGTYTVSLTATNGFGSDAVSYNNLIVVDRPDGPDASGDSRCDAGSLALSASGSGTLKWYDQPTGGTQVGTGSTFNTPSLNSTTTYYVENEVTPTTYNIGPTDNSFGGGGSFNGTQSLIFDAYEAFTLKTVKVYANGAGNRTIELRNSNGTVLQSATVNIPDGTQTVTLNFNVQPGTGYQLGALANADLYRNSSGPSYPYTVANVASITNSSAGTDYYYSFYDWTIETPGCISDRTAVVAEVTAAPIGQDASRCGSGSVDLGATGSGTLNWFDAPTGGNQVNTGTSFTTASLNQTTSYYVESEIIPAPLSGGPTNNNFGTGGNFNNVQSLLFDCFEQVTLVSVRVYAQGAGNRTIELRDNGGTVIQSTTVNIPDGESVVPLNFTLPVGTDLQLGTSAGPNLYRNNSGPSYPYDVPGVLSITSSTAGADYYYFFYDWVIQQDGCTTGRTEVVATVNELPNSAISGNTTICEGSSTTLTATGGDSYAWNTGAITEEITVTPNQTSTYQVEVTDANGCSSSQQVNVTVNPLPSQPSISVNGSLLESSSGAGYQWYLNGNPIANATDATYGPTQTGDYMVEVFDANGCSSLSDPYNWITVGITENELGLNIYPVPFSSELNIRGTQNMEQITVMDISGRIVFSHAPNQPSAVIPTANWANGTYLIAIHLGEKVVQQRIVKSE, from the coding sequence ATGAGAAACTTCTTTTTGGTCATAGTCACTTTGGCCGCTTACGCATACCCAACCTTTTCTCAGAACTTTCAAGGTGCGCAGGCACAGAAAGTGATCACAGGAAGTGAATCGGTTCACATTGACCAGCGCTCTGGAAATGTGGAGTTTGTCCGTTTCCACGAGAAGGCAAGATTCCCAATGTCGAATTTTCCAGCATGGGCCAAGAAAGCCTTGGAATTGACTGGTTTGGAGCTTCGCGAAGTGAGAACCGAAGTGGATAAACTGGGAATGCAGCACGTGCGCTATCAGGTTGTGCAGAACGGAATTCCTGTTTTCGGAGCGTTCATCTACGCCCATGGCGAAAATGACATCATTACTTCGTTCAACGGTCGATATCCGAAGCAGATCTCAACATCAACAAATAGCATTTCAGAAGCTGCCGCGCTCGAAGCGGCCAAGCAACACATTGGTGCAGAAACCTACAAATGGGAGCTTCCTGCCGAGGAAACGCATCTGAAGTGGGAAACAGGAAATTCGTCCGCAACCTATTTCCCGCAAGGAGAATTGGTTTACATCAACCCTGAATTCGATTTCTCGAAACCTGCCGATTTCAGACTTGCCTACAAATTCGACATCTACGCACAGAAACCGCTTTACCGCGCAGAGGTTTTCGTGGATGCCCAAACAGGTGAAGTGCTGTTTGAGAACAGCCGCATCCATGTGGCCGATGCAACAGGTACTGCCCACACGGGTTATGTGGGAACGCAGACCATCATCACCGACAGCTACAATGGCGGTTACCGTCTGCGCGAAAGTGGGCGTGGTGGCGGCATCCGCACCTTCAATATGAACTCTGGCACCAGCTATGGGAATGCGGTGGATTTCACAGATTCGGACAACAACTGGAACAACGTGAACGGCAATTTGGACCAGTATGCCACCGATGCACATTGGGGTGCCGAAATGACCTACGATTATTACCTGAACGAGCATGGCCGCAACAGCATTGACAATGCCAACATGCAGATCAACAGCTACGTGCATTACGATCAGGCTTACGACAATGCATTTTGGGATGGGCAGCGCATGAACTACGGTGATGGGAACGGCCAACCACTGACCGCGCTCGATGTCTGCGGCCACGAAATGACGCATGGCGTAACCGAGAATACGGCAGGACTTATCTATCAGGATGAGTCTGGCGCTTTGAACGAGTCCTTTTCGGATGTTTTCGGAACTTCCGTGGAATGGATACAGAATCCGTCATCGGGAGACTGGTTGATCGGTGAGGACCTGGGTACCTTCCGTTCCATGAGCAATCCGCCAGCTTATGGCGACCCAGACACTTACAACGGAACCAATTGGGCCACAGGCACGGCCGATAATGGCGGGGTGCATACCAACAGTGGCGTTCAGAACAAGTGGTATTACATTTTGGTGGAAGGCGAAAGCGGCACCAACGATATCGGCAATTCGTACAGCGTTACCGGCATTGGGTTGGCGGATGCACAGGCCATTGCCTATCGCAGTTTGACCGTTTACCTCGGTCCAAGCTCAGAATATGCCGATGCGCGTTTTTATTCCATTCAAGCAGCCGTTGATCTTTTCGGAGGTTGCTCGCCACAGGTCATCGCCACCACGAATGCATGGTATGCGGTCGGTGTCGGCAATGCGTTCGATGCCACGGTTGTGAGCGATTTTGCCGCTTCGGTCACCTCCAACTGCCAAGCGCCTATCACCGTCAACTTCACAAATTTCAGTGCCAATGGTGCTGTTTACACCTGGGATTTCGGTGATGGAAATACCAGCAACGATGTCAATCCATCGCACACATATTCCAGCAATGGCGTTTATACAGTTTCCCTTTCGGTGGATGGTGGCAACTGCGGAACGGATGACCTTACCCTGACGAACTACATCAGCATCGACCCGAACAATCCGTGCGTGGCGTTGATGCCTGATGACGGAAGCCAAACGCTTACGTGGTGTACAGGAACGCTGTATGATGATGGCGGCCCGAATGAGAACTATCAGGACAACAATAGTGTGATCACGACCATTTCGCCCGTTGGAGCCACTTCGGTAACGCTCAATTTCAGTTCCTTCTCCTTCGAATCAGGCTATGATTATCTGTATGTGTATGATGGCCCGACCACGAACAGTCCGCTGATCGGGCAATATGACGGCAATACGCTGCCAAATGGCGGAACCATCTCATCCACAGGAGGAGACATCACTCTCCGACAATTTTCTGACACGTACGTGAACGAATCTGGTTTTGCACTTACGTGGGAGTGTACGCAACCGAACTCGCCACCGACTGCCAATTTTGCTTCTTCCATTCAGGTGACGTGCAATGGCGAAGTGAGTTTCACCGACCAGTCCATAAATGGAGCAACTTCGTGGATGTGGGATTTTGGTGACGGAAATACTTCCACCGACCAGAATCCATCGCACACCTACCAGAATGAAGGAACCTACACCGTTTCGCTTACAGCCACAAACGGTTTCGGAAGCGATGCCGTTTCGTACAATAATCTTATTGTGGTAGATCGTCCCGATGGCCCAGATGCATCAGGCGATTCGCGCTGCGATGCGGGTTCGCTGGCTCTTTCAGCTTCTGGTTCGGGGACATTGAAATGGTACGACCAACCAACTGGTGGCACACAGGTTGGTACTGGAAGCACGTTCAATACACCAAGCCTGAACTCTACCACCACGTACTACGTGGAAAATGAGGTCACTCCCACGACCTACAACATCGGCCCAACCGATAATTCGTTCGGTGGAGGAGGCAGTTTCAACGGAACGCAGAGTCTGATCTTTGATGCTTACGAAGCGTTCACCCTGAAAACCGTGAAAGTGTACGCAAATGGGGCTGGCAACCGAACCATCGAACTCAGAAACAGCAACGGAACCGTACTTCAATCGGCCACGGTAAACATTCCTGATGGAACCCAGACTGTGACCCTGAACTTCAACGTTCAGCCAGGCACAGGCTACCAACTGGGAGCGTTGGCCAATGCCGATCTCTACCGAAATAGTTCTGGGCCGAGTTATCCATACACGGTTGCGAATGTCGCTTCTATCACCAACAGCAGTGCGGGAACGGATTACTACTACTCCTTCTACGATTGGACCATTGAAACTCCTGGCTGCATCAGCGATAGAACGGCTGTTGTGGCAGAGGTTACGGCCGCTCCAATTGGACAGGACGCCAGCCGCTGCGGTTCAGGCTCGGTAGATCTTGGCGCAACTGGAAGTGGAACGCTGAACTGGTTTGATGCCCCAACGGGTGGAAATCAGGTGAACACAGGGACGAGTTTCACTACGGCAAGTCTCAACCAAACGACCTCCTATTATGTGGAAAGTGAGATCATTCCCGCACCTTTGAGCGGTGGTCCTACCAACAACAACTTCGGAACGGGCGGCAACTTCAATAACGTTCAGTCTTTGCTGTTCGATTGTTTCGAGCAGGTTACGTTGGTTTCTGTTCGTGTGTATGCGCAAGGAGCAGGGAACCGAACAATAGAGTTGCGCGACAATGGAGGAACCGTCATCCAAAGTACCACGGTCAATATTCCTGATGGAGAAAGTGTGGTACCGCTGAACTTTACGCTGCCTGTTGGAACCGACCTTCAGTTAGGCACCTCGGCAGGGCCGAATCTTTACCGAAACAATTCGGGGCCGAGTTATCCGTATGATGTGCCTGGCGTGCTTTCCATCACTTCCAGCACGGCTGGAGCCGACTACTATTATTTCTTCTACGATTGGGTGATACAGCAAGACGGTTGCACCACGGGCCGAACGGAAGTTGTGGCCACCGTCAACGAACTCCCGAATTCGGCCATTTCGGGGAACACGACCATCTGTGAGGGATCTTCCACCACGCTTACGGCTACTGGTGGTGACAGCTACGCTTGGAACACGGGTGCCATTACGGAAGAGATCACCGTGACACCGAACCAGACCTCTACTTACCAAGTGGAAGTAACGGATGCAAACGGCTGTTCTTCTTCCCAACAGGTGAATGTGACCGTGAATCCACTTCCATCGCAACCGAGCATCAGCGTAAACGGTTCGCTGCTCGAATCTTCTTCAGGAGCGGGCTATCAGTGGTACCTGAACGGAAACCCGATTGCGAACGCAACAGATGCGACCTATGGACCTACTCAAACGGGCGATTATATGGTGGAAGTATTTGATGCGAACGGCTGCTCTTCCCTTTCGGACCCTTACAACTGGATCACGGTTGGAATTACCGAGAACGAACTCGGCCTGAACATCTATCCTGTTCCGTTTTCGAGCGAACTCAACATCCGAGGCACTCAGAACATGGAACAGATAACCGTGATGGACATCAGCGGCCGAATTGTTTTCAGCCACGCACCGAATCAGCCATCGGCCGTTATCCCAACCGCAAATTGGGCCAATGGCACGTACCTCATCGCCATCCATCTTGGCGAGAAGGTCGTTCAGCAAAGAATCGTAAAGTCTGAATAA
- a CDS encoding HAD hydrolase-like protein, with translation MLSDKISLVVFDMAGTTIVDNGEIEDCFYEACAQTGLKVSRDKINAMMGWSKIVVFQTFWREKLGKDHPDLEDKVEESYNTFRDLLEAHYENTDSKPTEGAVEVINWLRENGVKVALTTGFYREVTDIILENLGWDEGLDEDYVSTGNSFIDMSITSDEVVKGRPHPFMIQKAMKQFGIQDSKKVVKVGDTPVDLAAGRNAKCLYSLAVTNGSHTEAELSKLDNDGLLPTVGHLKGYLQEKLQLANA, from the coding sequence ATGCTTTCTGATAAGATTTCTCTTGTAGTATTCGATATGGCTGGGACAACGATCGTTGACAATGGCGAGATCGAAGATTGTTTTTACGAGGCCTGTGCGCAGACGGGTCTGAAGGTTTCACGCGATAAGATCAATGCCATGATGGGTTGGTCGAAGATCGTGGTGTTCCAAACTTTTTGGCGAGAGAAATTGGGGAAGGATCACCCAGACCTGGAAGACAAGGTGGAGGAATCGTACAACACGTTCCGCGATCTGCTTGAGGCGCATTACGAGAACACCGATTCCAAGCCGACCGAAGGTGCGGTGGAGGTGATAAACTGGCTTCGCGAAAACGGAGTGAAAGTGGCGTTGACCACAGGTTTCTACCGTGAGGTGACAGACATTATTCTGGAGAACCTCGGCTGGGATGAAGGGTTGGATGAAGACTACGTTTCAACAGGAAATTCCTTCATCGACATGAGCATCACTTCTGATGAGGTAGTGAAAGGAAGACCGCATCCGTTCATGATTCAGAAAGCCATGAAGCAGTTCGGAATTCAAGATTCGAAGAAAGTGGTGAAAGTGGGCGATACGCCTGTGGATCTGGCCGCTGGTCGCAACGCAAAGTGTCTTTACAGTTTGGCGGTGACCAACGGTTCTCACACCGAAGCAGAGCTTTCCAAGCTTGATAATGACGGATTGTTGCCAACGGTTGGCCATTTGAAAGGCTACCTCCAAGAGAAATTGCAACTGGCAAATGCCTGA
- a CDS encoding T9SS type A sorting domain-containing protein, translated as MRTTLTSILCLLTLPMLAQVTIGQSNFPRPAGYTDIGFKASVSGVAMPTEGTGQTWDYSALTTIATFETDWMDASGDPDYPTALNYREQLLTFQVFDYESRVYEAVDANGWYSQGRVLMDTTYSITAFTGGANDALNFPDQVQEFDGRLNTLKFPMSYQSTWTESYTESTQFNLTVAANNLTNAPGLQKRTYTQTRTVVGEGTLMIPDENGNPSGSLDALLLKVDGRTVLDSFFLGGQLAPAPLLTAFGLTQGSVRNDPDFYVFYVTDFPTTVLNINLDAQGAISSVYYRPSAAALANSVGDELSFNALKSYPNPVIGGDVLNIDLSDHNDAVTIELVDLAGRQVFSSSVSNSSRIARVAIPSNLTAGMYTMVVRNAKAVPLSMNKLMVK; from the coding sequence ATGAGAACAACCCTTACTTCAATTCTGTGTTTACTGACCTTGCCAATGTTGGCGCAGGTGACCATCGGTCAGAGCAATTTTCCGCGACCAGCCGGTTATACGGACATCGGTTTCAAGGCGTCCGTGTCGGGGGTTGCAATGCCTACTGAAGGAACAGGCCAGACCTGGGACTATTCTGCATTGACAACCATTGCAACCTTTGAGACCGATTGGATGGATGCCTCTGGCGACCCGGATTATCCTACCGCCTTGAACTATAGGGAGCAATTGCTGACATTTCAGGTGTTCGATTATGAGTCACGTGTTTACGAAGCAGTTGATGCCAACGGCTGGTATTCTCAGGGGCGCGTGCTGATGGACACGACCTATTCCATCACGGCATTTACAGGTGGAGCGAACGATGCACTCAATTTTCCCGATCAGGTGCAGGAATTCGATGGACGTTTGAATACGCTGAAGTTTCCAATGTCTTACCAATCTACTTGGACTGAAAGCTACACAGAGAGCACCCAGTTCAACCTGACCGTGGCTGCAAACAACCTTACCAACGCACCGGGTCTTCAAAAACGAACCTACACACAGACCCGCACGGTGGTAGGAGAAGGAACCCTGATGATTCCTGATGAGAACGGAAATCCTTCAGGCAGTTTGGACGCGCTCTTGCTGAAGGTTGATGGACGCACCGTACTGGACAGCTTTTTCCTTGGCGGGCAGTTGGCCCCGGCACCGCTATTAACAGCATTCGGACTAACCCAGGGAAGCGTAAGAAACGACCCTGACTTCTACGTGTTCTATGTTACGGATTTTCCTACAACTGTGTTGAACATCAACCTTGATGCGCAGGGAGCCATATCATCCGTTTATTACCGACCATCTGCTGCGGCTCTCGCAAATTCTGTCGGAGATGAGCTTTCTTTCAACGCGTTGAAGAGCTATCCGAACCCAGTAATTGGCGGAGATGTTCTGAACATCGATCTGTCCGATCACAATGATGCAGTTACGATTGAGTTGGTAGACCTTGCTGGACGGCAAGTGTTTTCAAGTTCCGTTTCAAATAGTTCTCGGATCGCCCGCGTTGCAATCCCAAGCAATTTGACTGCGGGAATGTACACCATGGTTGTTCGCAATGCCAAGGCAGTGCCTTTGAGCATGAACAAGCTGATGGTGAAGTAA